The nucleotide sequence CATTAAGCTTCATGCTAAGAGATTTAGGAAAGCCTGTTATTTTAGTTGGTGCGCAGAGAAGCTCCGATAGACCCTCAAGTGATGCTGCAATGAATCTTATCTGTTCAGTTAGGATGGCCACTGCTGATTTTGGTGAAGTTGCCGTTGTTATGCATGGTGAAACTGGTGATACTTATTGTTTAGCTCACAGAGGTACAAAAGTCAGGAAGATGCACACTTCAAGAAGAGATGCTTTTAGAAGCATAAATGATATCCCAATAGCCAAGATTTGGAGTGATGGGAGGATAGAGTTCCTTAGAGATGATTATAGGAGGAGAACAAATTCCGAGGTCTGGGTAGATGATAAAGTTGAGGAGAAAGTTGCTCTTGTAAAGTCATTTCCAGGTATGCAAAGCGAGATCATTGATTTCTTCGTTGATAAGGGTTACAAGGGCATTGTTATAGAAGGAACAGGTTTAGGACATACACCGACTCATCTTATACCCTCAATCGAAAGGGCAGTCCAAGAAGGGGTAGCAGTTTGTATGACAAGTCAGTGTATCTATGGGAGGATAAACATGAACGTTTATTCAACGGGTAGAAAGCTTCTCAAAGCCGGAGTTATTCCATGTGAAGACATGCTTCCAGAAACAGCTTATGTAAAGCTAATCTGGGTTCTTGGACACACTCAGAATCTTGAAGAAGTTAGAAAGATGATGCTAACGAACTATGCGGGTGAGATAACACCTTACACAAGATTTGATACATATCTGAGGTGATGATGATGGAACTTAATTACAAAGAGCTTGGGCTTAAAGTAGGATTGGAGATTCATAGACAGCTTGATACTAAAAAGCTGTTCTCACCTGTGCCAAGTGAGCTTCATGAAGAAGTTGATTTTACATTTCAGAGAAAGTTAAGACCAACAATGAGTGAGCTCGGAGAGATTGATCAAGCGGCTTTAGAGGAATTCAAAAAGGGGAGGATTTACATTTATGAAGGAAACTACGAGTTCAGTGATTTAGTTTACATGGACGAAGAGCCACCTCACATGCCGGATGAAGAAGCTTTAAGAGTAGCTCTTCAAATTGCATACCTTCTCAACGCTACTCCCGTTGATGAGGTTCACTTCATGCGTAAAATCGTTATTGATGGATCCAACGTTTCGGGCTTCCAGAGAACTGCAATAATAGCGATGAACGGAAAGGTTGATACTCCATGGGGTAGCGTTGGAATTCCAACAATTTGTCTGGAGGAAGATGCTGCGAGAATAATTGAGAGGGAAGATGGCAAAGTGATTTACAGGATTGACCGTTTGGGAATTCCATTAGTTGAAATTGCAACAACTCCAGATATTCACCACCCAGAACAAGCAAAGGTTGTTGCCAAATACATAGGGGATGCCTTGAGGGCAACAAGAAAAGTCAAGCGTGGTCTGGGAACAATCAGACAAGACTTGAACGTTTCAATTAAAGGTGGTGCAAGGATTGAAATTAAAGGTGTCCAGGAGCTGGACATGATACCCATCATTATTGAGCGTGAAGTTTTAAGGCAACTAAACCTCCTTAAGATTCGTGATGAACTCAAGAAGAGAAGGGCAAGTGAGGAAGAATTGAAAGAAGAGTTCTATGATGTCACCGACATCTTCGAGAACACCCAATCAAAGATTATCTCAAAAACCATTAAGAAAGGTGGAAAGGTTCTTGCATTAAAGCTTCCAAAGTTCAGAGGGCTCATTGGTTATGAAATTCAACCAGGAAGAAGATTGGGTACAGAAATGGCAGACAGGGCGAAGAAATATGTTAAAGGAATATTCCACATTGATGAATTACCTAATTATGGAATCACGCAAGAGGAAGTTAATGCAGTCATTGAGAGACTTGGCTTAGGAGAGCAAGACGCTTTTGTTCTAGTTGCGGCCGAGGAAGAGACAGCCAAGAAAGCTTTGAGAGAAGTCCTTCAAAGGGCTAAAGAAGCACTTCATGGAGTTCCAGAAGAAACAAGGAGAGCCCTGCCAGATGGAAACACACAATATATGCGTCCACTGCCAGGTAAAGCGAGAATGTACCCAGAGACAGATATTCCGCCTATACTCATAACGAAAGAAATGAAGGAGGAAATCCTTGCTAACCTTCCGGAGCTTCCACAAGCTAAGGTTGAGCGCTATGTCAAGGAGTTCAAGATTGACAAGAGCTTAGCCAAAACACTGGTCGATGATGAAAGGGATGAGCTGTTTGAGGAGCTTATTGAGATGGGTGTTAAGCCTTCATTAGCTGCGTCAATCCTTGTGGTTGTTCTTAAAGGTCTGAAGAAAGAAGTCCCAATTGAGAACATAACCGATGAGCACATCAAGGAGGCATTTAAGCTTTACCTTGACAACAAGATTGCCAAAGAGGCGTTTGAAGAGATATTCAAAGAGTTGGCATTACATCCAAAAAAGACAGCTCTTCAGGTTGCAGAGGAGAAAGGACTTACCCTTCTCAGTGAAGAGGAAGTAGAGAGAATCATTGACGAGATAGTTCAGCAGAACATTGATGTTATCAAAGCTAAGGGAATGGGAGCAATGGGTATGATAATGGGAAGGGCTATGGCAAAGCTCAGGGGCAAAGCTGATGGTAAGCTCGTCAGTCAATTAGTCAGGAAGAAGATTCAGGAGCTTAGCTCTTAATTTTCTTTTCTTCAATAAATTTTTAAGTACCAACCCATAAAGTAATTTTGGTGAGCAAATGCCAATAGCAACTTCTCCAACAATTCCTATATCAAGAAAGCGATGGGAAAAGGGTCTTAGGGAATCCTCAAAGAATAAAAAGCTGAAAAAAGAGGAGTTTAGATTAGTTTATGTTAGGATCAAAACAAAAGATGATAAAACTGTAGGTGAAGCTGCTAAAGAGCTCGAGATGAGGTTTAAGGAGTTTTCTCCGGCAAGACTTATTGAGCCAGATGACATAAATTTGCTCCTAGCGGTTGAGAAGTGCCTAAAAAATAATCTGCCAAGGATTTATGTTGTTGAGCTAACAGATGGTATCAGCAGATGGTTTTATGTGTTTCCAAGTGCAGAAAGGATAAAATTCGAAAAGAAGGATTTATATCGTGTGTTTATAGTCAAGAGAAGAGAAGCTCTTGAAGAAGTTTTAGAACGAATTGCAAGCGGTGAATTCTCTAAAAAGTTCAGATTGAGTTTTTTAACTGTTCTTCAAATCTTAATTGGGTTTGCGCCATTTGTCATAACATATATTGCAGGGGATACAAAATCCTTGAAAGACCTGTTTAATTATCTGATCTGGGCTGGTGCACTCATTTCTGCGATTCAGGGAATTAAAAGGGGATACAAAGAGAAAAGCTGGGAAGAGTAGTCAGTGCATCGGCTCCTCATCACAGCTCAGAGTGAGGGAAAAAGTCATCATCCTCAAATAGAGTTGGGTGGCAAACTTTTAAGACTTTAGTCATAATTGTAAGAGATAAATTTTTGTACACATATAAAGTAGTAAATACGGTGATGAAGATGACCAGAAGAATTAGGAAAGCATTGAAATCGAAACTTTCTGGCGTTACGGTAATATATTACCGCCTTGAAGGTATTGCTCCAGAACAAGTCAGGGAAATGCTGCCTTCCGCACTCGAGTTCAAGAATCCAACACCCGAAAGCTTCAAAATTCTTCTTGGAAAACTTGAAGGAAAGAACATAATTCCACTTGAGGTCTTTGACGTTCGCTCTGAGGAGAGGATTATATACGTTTATGAAGCTCCTGAGAATGAGTATCTTGCGATAAAGGGTGTTAAACCCAGAGTTTTTGGAATGATAAAGAGTGCCTTTGAAGACTTTCTCCAACTTCTTGCAGAAGACAAACTCGATGAGATACCTTATTATGGGCTCGATATCAGGAAAAAAGGTCGGAAGAGATTAGGAAAA is from Thermococcus paralvinellae and encodes:
- the gatE gene encoding Glu-tRNA(Gln) amidotransferase subunit GatE → MMMELNYKELGLKVGLEIHRQLDTKKLFSPVPSELHEEVDFTFQRKLRPTMSELGEIDQAALEEFKKGRIYIYEGNYEFSDLVYMDEEPPHMPDEEALRVALQIAYLLNATPVDEVHFMRKIVIDGSNVSGFQRTAIIAMNGKVDTPWGSVGIPTICLEEDAARIIEREDGKVIYRIDRLGIPLVEIATTPDIHHPEQAKVVAKYIGDALRATRKVKRGLGTIRQDLNVSIKGGARIEIKGVQELDMIPIIIEREVLRQLNLLKIRDELKKRRASEEELKEEFYDVTDIFENTQSKIISKTIKKGGKVLALKLPKFRGLIGYEIQPGRRLGTEMADRAKKYVKGIFHIDELPNYGITQEEVNAVIERLGLGEQDAFVLVAAEEETAKKALREVLQRAKEALHGVPEETRRALPDGNTQYMRPLPGKARMYPETDIPPILITKEMKEEILANLPELPQAKVERYVKEFKIDKSLAKTLVDDERDELFEELIEMGVKPSLAASILVVVLKGLKKEVPIENITDEHIKEAFKLYLDNKIAKEAFEEIFKELALHPKKTALQVAEEKGLTLLSEEEVERIIDEIVQQNIDVIKAKGMGAMGMIMGRAMAKLRGKADGKLVSQLVRKKIQELSS
- the gatD gene encoding Glu-tRNA(Gln) amidotransferase subunit GatD, whose amino-acid sequence is MRKVEVFMKEKGVNPGDYVEVVEKENGGHSIYRGLVMPPYELSEGETLTLKLDNGYNIGILVDQIVEIKVLEKAKPREVRKFKALLPKKPNLPNVTIFGTGGTIASKIDYKTGAVHPAFTAEELALAVPEIFEIANITPNLIMNILSEDMKPEYWVKIAHEVAKALNEGEDGVIIGHGTDTMGYTAAALSFMLRDLGKPVILVGAQRSSDRPSSDAAMNLICSVRMATADFGEVAVVMHGETGDTYCLAHRGTKVRKMHTSRRDAFRSINDIPIAKIWSDGRIEFLRDDYRRRTNSEVWVDDKVEEKVALVKSFPGMQSEIIDFFVDKGYKGIVIEGTGLGHTPTHLIPSIERAVQEGVAVCMTSQCIYGRINMNVYSTGRKLLKAGVIPCEDMLPETAYVKLIWVLGHTQNLEEVRKMMLTNYAGEITPYTRFDTYLR